AATTTATTTAATTATTTTTGGGGTTTTTTCTCAAGTGATATCGGTATTGATTTGGGCACATCTAATACCCTGGTTTATGTAAAAGGCCAGGGTATTGTTTTGTGTGAACCTTCTGTTGTGGCTATTCAAAAGGATACCACCAATGTGCTGGCAGTCGGAGAAGAAGCCAAGAAGATGTTAGGCAGGACCCCGGGCAGTATCGTTGCGATCAGGCCGATGAAAAGCGGAGTAATAGCGGATTTTGAAATTACCGAAAGCATGCTGCGTTATTTTATCAGAAAGGTCCATAATCGTAAGGCCTTTATCCGTCCGCGGATAGTAATAGCTGTTCCCAGCGGCATAACCGAAGTCGAGAAAAGAGCGGTTAAGGATTCTGCTATCCATGCCGGAGCAAGAGAAGTATATTTGATTGATGAGCCAAGGGCGGCTGCCATCGGCGTAGGCCTTCCTGTTCAGGAACCGGCCGGGAACATGGTGGTAGATATCGGAGGGGGGACTACCGAAGTAGCGGTAATATCCCTTTCTGATGAGGTTCATTCTCAGACTGTCAGGGTTGGCGGAGATGAGATGGACGAGGCGGTCACGGCCTATCTTAAAAAGACATATAATCTTATGATCGGAGAATCTACCGCTGAAAACATTAAGATCAAAATCGGATCTGCCTATCCTTTAGAAGAAGAAATGACCATGGAGGTAAAAGGCCGGGATTTGGTGGCAGGCCTGCCTAAGACCCTGACTATTTCTTCTGAAGAAGTAAGAGAGGCCTTAAGCGAACCTGTTTCCAGTATATTGGAGGCAGTCAGGATTACCCTGGAAAGAACTCCTCCGGAATTATCAGCTGACCTGATAGACCGGGGAGTGGTTATGGCCGGGGGCGGGTGTTTACTCAAAGGAATAGACAAATTAATTAGCGAGGAAACCGGTTTGCCTGTTCATTTAGCCGATGATCCTCTGACCGCTATTGCTTTGGGAACAGGCAAAGTGTTGGATAACTTGCAGATCTTACAAAAATTGGACGTTCCTACCAGACTTGAGTAAATGTGTTCCATTCTAACAAAAAAATTATCTCTATTGTTCTCCTTCTTTTTTTACTGCCTCTTTTAAGCATACTTATCCCCGCTTTTAATAAGAAAATAAAATTAGGCATAGTTTCAATTTTTAGACCCGTCTTGCGGAAAGGCAATTTCTTTGCCTCTAAATTAAATAAAAGATCCCAGGGAACGCGTAATTTTTGGAAGTTGCTTGAAGAGAAGAACAGCTTGCTGAAGGAGACAGCTTATCTTAGAGAAGAAGTAGCCGGGCTGAAAGAAGCATCGATTGAAAATGAGCGTTTGCGCAATCTCCTTTTATTCAAGAAAAAATCCCCCGGCAAAATGATTCTGGCCCGGGTTATAGCCAAAGATTCCACTAACTGGCATAAGACCGTAGTTATCGATAAAGGGACCGATCAGGGGATAAAAAAAGATATGCCGGTAGTAACCCCCGGGGGATTGGTAGGCAAGGTTATTCAGACAAATAACGAAGTAGGCCAGGTTATGCTGATAATAGACCCCAATTTAAAGGTAAGCGGGCTGATCCAGCGCACTCGCGAAGAAGGCATAATTGAAGGAGTGCCTTCCGGGTTATGCAAGATGAGATATCTTTCATTAGATACTGATCTCAAAGTAAAAGACGTGGTCATCTCCTCCGGTTTAGGAGGAGTTTATCCCAAAGGGCTGGTTATTGGCAGGGTGAAGAGCGCGGGGAAGGATATTAGCGGGCTCTATTCATATGCCCTGGTAGAACCAATGGTCGATTTCTCAAGGTTAGAAGAGGTATTATGTCTGGAATTAAAAAAATCGCCTTTATTTTAGTTATTTTGATATTTTTACTTTTAGAAGTGGTTTATCTGGATAAGATTGAAATCCACGGCATAAAGCCCGATCTTTTGCTTATTGCTCTTATCTTTTTTAGCTTGCAAAGAAACCTGATCTTTGGGTTGGGACTGGGGCTGGTCTTAGGGCTTTTAAAAGGCGTATTCAGCGCGGGGCCTTTAGGGATACAGATGTTTACCTTTGGGCTCTGCGGATTAGTGATCGGTAAATATTTTAAATTTATTTATAAACAGGGTATTTTTGTTAAAATAGTAACAGTGTTTTTTTTGAGTATTTTTGCCGGATTGGTTTATTACCTGGCTTCTTTACCCATTGATGTTTTGCCAAACCTGGTTACTTCATTTCGGGGTATAATTCTGCCGGCCGGTATCTATACAGCGATCTTTGCCTTGCCGGCCTTTTTGCTGCTCCAAAAATTGTTTTATGAGAATAAATAAATTTTCAACGGCTGTTTCAATTTGTTTTCTGTCCCTGGTCATGGCTCTTGGTTATAGCCAGATTATCCGCAGAAGTTATTACCGGCAGTTAAGCGAAAATAATAGGATCCGCCTGCTGCCTCAATCCGCCAGGAGAGGCGTGATATATGATCGTAACAACAAAGTTCTGGCAGCCGACAGGCTCTCCTTTAATCTCTGCATTATACCCCGGGAACTCCGAAGTCAGACAATCAGCCGGTTAAACAAGATCCTGGGTTTTTCCCGGAAAGAGATCAAAAAGATCTTAAAGAAGAACACGGTCACTCCTTTCGCGCCTGTTGTTATAATCAGAGATATCGATTACAGTTTGGTAGCTGCTGTTGAAGAGAGGTCTACAGACTTACCCGGAGCAGTTATACAGACCTGTCCTTTGCGTCATTATCCCCACCGAAAATCCGGCGCCCATGTAATTGGTTATTTAGGAAAAATCAGGCCCGATGAGTTAGAGGCCAGGAAAAGATATGGTTACCAGTTTAGGGATTTAGTGGGCCGCGATGGTCTGGAAAGGTCTTTTGATGTTTTTTTAAAGGGAACCGACGGCGGCCAACTGGCAGAAATAGATTCCAGAGGCAGGATTCAACGGATATTAAGCCGTAAACCGCCGCTAAAGGGCAACGACCTTTATTTAACTCTGGACTTGGACCTGACAAAATTAGCCCGGGATCTTTTAAAAGATAACCCGGGAGTTATAATAGTAATGGATTCAGCAACCGGCGGCATTTTAACTATGGTTAGCAGCCCGGCCTATAACCCTAATCTATTTGTTGACCCGCAGAAAAGCGGGCAGAGGCTGAAAATATTAAGAGATAAGTCTTACCCGTTATTAAATCGCGCTATCGGTTCACAGTATCCGCCGGGATCAATCTTTAAGATAGTTACTGCTCTGGTTGCCCTGGAGACGAAAAAAATAAGTTCCTCCAGCCGTAAATTTTGTAACGGAAAATATAAATCGGGAAGAAGAACCTTTAGATGCTGGAAGAAAGACGGGCACGGTTCTTTAAATTTAGAAGAGGCAATAACATATTCCTGTAATGTCTTTTTTTATCACGCAGGATTAAAAGTAGGAGCAGATGGGTTGGCGAGGTTTGCTAGATATTTAGGGCTTGGCTGCCGGACAGGAATTGAATTGCCCGGGGAGATAAAGGGAATAGTTCCGGACAGGAAGTGGAAAAAGTCCGTTTATAATAAACCCTGGTATGAAGGGGAGACTCTGAACTTATCCATTGGCCAGGGTTATATCTCGATCAGCCCTCTCCAGGCAGTAAGGATGGTCTCGGCAGTAGCAAATAGGGGAATTTTATCTCAGCCCCATTTAGTTAAATCCTCTCCCCTGGCTAAGAGGGGTAGGAAATTAAATATCTCGGAGGGAAATTTTAACGTTGTTAGGCGGGGTATGTTCAAAGGCGTAAGCCAGGAAAGGGGCACAAGCCACCGGGCATACCTGCCCGGTGTTTCAATCGCTGCTAAAACAGGGACAGCCCAGGCAACCAGAGGGAAGTCTCATTCGTGGTTTCTGGGATTTTGTCCGCTAAACGGGCAAAATATATCCTTTGTTGTTTTTTTAGAACACGGTGGATATGCCAGCCAGCGGGCGGCCGAGATAGCCGGAAAATTGATCAAGGGCTGGAAGGAGATTTCCCAGAATGGCGCCTAATTCATGGAAGGGTTTTGACCACAGGTTGTTTCTGTTAACTGTTGTTATCTGTTTAACCGGTTTAGTGCTCCTTTACAGCGCTTCTTATCAAAAATCTCTGGCCTGTGGGATTAATTTTGTAGGCCGCCAGGCTACTTGGGCAGCTTTTGGAATTATCTGTCTTTTAATAACAGCCAGGATAAATTATCGTAAACTGATAGAGGTCTCATATATTTTATACGCTTTTAATCTGCTTCTTTTGGTCCTGGTGCTGTTGC
This genomic stretch from Candidatus Omnitrophota bacterium harbors:
- the mreD gene encoding rod shape-determining protein MreD; the encoded protein is MSGIKKIAFILVILIFLLLEVVYLDKIEIHGIKPDLLLIALIFFSLQRNLIFGLGLGLVLGLLKGVFSAGPLGIQMFTFGLCGLVIGKYFKFIYKQGIFVKIVTVFFLSIFAGLVYYLASLPIDVLPNLVTSFRGIILPAGIYTAIFALPAFLLLQKLFYENK
- the mrdA gene encoding penicillin-binding protein 2; protein product: MRINKFSTAVSICFLSLVMALGYSQIIRRSYYRQLSENNRIRLLPQSARRGVIYDRNNKVLAADRLSFNLCIIPRELRSQTISRLNKILGFSRKEIKKILKKNTVTPFAPVVIIRDIDYSLVAAVEERSTDLPGAVIQTCPLRHYPHRKSGAHVIGYLGKIRPDELEARKRYGYQFRDLVGRDGLERSFDVFLKGTDGGQLAEIDSRGRIQRILSRKPPLKGNDLYLTLDLDLTKLARDLLKDNPGVIIVMDSATGGILTMVSSPAYNPNLFVDPQKSGQRLKILRDKSYPLLNRAIGSQYPPGSIFKIVTALVALETKKISSSSRKFCNGKYKSGRRTFRCWKKDGHGSLNLEEAITYSCNVFFYHAGLKVGADGLARFARYLGLGCRTGIELPGEIKGIVPDRKWKKSVYNKPWYEGETLNLSIGQGYISISPLQAVRMVSAVANRGILSQPHLVKSSPLAKRGRKLNISEGNFNVVRRGMFKGVSQERGTSHRAYLPGVSIAAKTGTAQATRGKSHSWFLGFCPLNGQNISFVVFLEHGGYASQRAAEIAGKLIKGWKEISQNGA
- a CDS encoding rod shape-determining protein, with translation MGFNLFNYFWGFFSSDIGIDLGTSNTLVYVKGQGIVLCEPSVVAIQKDTTNVLAVGEEAKKMLGRTPGSIVAIRPMKSGVIADFEITESMLRYFIRKVHNRKAFIRPRIVIAVPSGITEVEKRAVKDSAIHAGAREVYLIDEPRAAAIGVGLPVQEPAGNMVVDIGGGTTEVAVISLSDEVHSQTVRVGGDEMDEAVTAYLKKTYNLMIGESTAENIKIKIGSAYPLEEEMTMEVKGRDLVAGLPKTLTISSEEVREALSEPVSSILEAVRITLERTPPELSADLIDRGVVMAGGGCLLKGIDKLISEETGLPVHLADDPLTAIALGTGKVLDNLQILQKLDVPTRLE
- the mreC gene encoding rod shape-determining protein MreC, which produces MRKGNFFASKLNKRSQGTRNFWKLLEEKNSLLKETAYLREEVAGLKEASIENERLRNLLLFKKKSPGKMILARVIAKDSTNWHKTVVIDKGTDQGIKKDMPVVTPGGLVGKVIQTNNEVGQVMLIIDPNLKVSGLIQRTREEGIIEGVPSGLCKMRYLSLDTDLKVKDVVISSGLGGVYPKGLVIGRVKSAGKDISGLYSYALVEPMVDFSRLEEVLCLELKKSPLF